From Glycine max cultivar Williams 82 chromosome 11, Glycine_max_v4.0, whole genome shotgun sequence, the proteins below share one genomic window:
- the LOC100793738 gene encoding uncharacterized protein isoform X1: MTSSNSPKPEKKITKNTEISKTQKKKTKNAETPKTEKKKTKNAETPKTEKKKTKNAETPKTEKKKNAEIPKIEKKKTKSAEIPLTDGKTKRDREIAKEENKKKTKKPKLSNGTSKQRDEGSKKGVAEGKGEEGKMNVFPMNRIRTMIKGEDPDMRVSQEALLAINNAVEKFLEQFSQEAYAFCVRDRKKCLSYDHLDFVPERVKAEDALRERSAAGTGGH; this comes from the exons ATGACTTCCTCCAACTCTCCGAAACCTGAAAAGAAGATAACCAAAAACACAGAAATCTCCAaaacccaaaagaagaaaaccaaAAACGCTGAAACCCCCAAAACCGAAAAGAAGAAAACCAAAAACGCTGAAACCCCCAAAACCGAAAAGAAGAAAACCAAAAACGCTGAAACCCCCAAAaccgaaaagaagaaaaacgcTGAAATCCCCAAAATCGAAAAGAAGAAAACCAAAAGCGCTGAAATCCCTCTAACCGATGGCAAAACGAAGAGGGATAGAGAAATCGCCAAAGAGGAGAACAAGAAGAAGACTAAGAAACCCAAGCTCAGCAATGGCACTTCAAAACAGCGAGACGAGGGATCCAAAAAGGGAGTAGcagaaggaaaaggagaagaggGGAAAATGAACGTGTTTCCGATGAATCGCATCAGAACGATGATTAAGGGCGAAGATCCCGATATGCGTGTTTCTCAGGAAGCATTGTTGGCCATCAACAACGCTGTG GAGAAGTTCCTTGAGCAATTCTCGCAGGAAGCTTATGCTTTTTGTGTTCGGGACCGCAAGAAATGCCTCAGCTACGATCACCTAG ATTTTGTTCCTGAGAGAGTGAAAGCTGAGGATGCattaagagagagaagtgcAGCAGGAACAGGAGGACACTAA
- the LOC100793738 gene encoding uncharacterized protein LOC100793738, with translation MTSSNSPKPEKKITKNTEISKTQKKKTKNAETPKTEKKKTKNAETPKTEKKKTKNAETPKTEKKKNAEIPKIEKKKTKSAEIPLTDGKTKRDREIAKEENKKKTKKPKLSNGTSKQRDEGSKKGVAEGKGEEGKMNVFPMNRIRTMIKGEDPDMRVSQEALLAINNAVEKFLEQFSQEAYAFCVRDRKKCLSYDHLAHVVSKQRRYDFLSDFVPERVKAEDALRERSAAGTGGH, from the exons ATGACTTCCTCCAACTCTCCGAAACCTGAAAAGAAGATAACCAAAAACACAGAAATCTCCAaaacccaaaagaagaaaaccaaAAACGCTGAAACCCCCAAAACCGAAAAGAAGAAAACCAAAAACGCTGAAACCCCCAAAACCGAAAAGAAGAAAACCAAAAACGCTGAAACCCCCAAAaccgaaaagaagaaaaacgcTGAAATCCCCAAAATCGAAAAGAAGAAAACCAAAAGCGCTGAAATCCCTCTAACCGATGGCAAAACGAAGAGGGATAGAGAAATCGCCAAAGAGGAGAACAAGAAGAAGACTAAGAAACCCAAGCTCAGCAATGGCACTTCAAAACAGCGAGACGAGGGATCCAAAAAGGGAGTAGcagaaggaaaaggagaagaggGGAAAATGAACGTGTTTCCGATGAATCGCATCAGAACGATGATTAAGGGCGAAGATCCCGATATGCGTGTTTCTCAGGAAGCATTGTTGGCCATCAACAACGCTGTG GAGAAGTTCCTTGAGCAATTCTCGCAGGAAGCTTATGCTTTTTGTGTTCGGGACCGCAAGAAATGCCTCAGCTACGATCACCTAG CACATGTTGTAAGTAAGCAAAGGAGATATGACTTTCTCTCTG ATTTTGTTCCTGAGAGAGTGAAAGCTGAGGATGCattaagagagagaagtgcAGCAGGAACAGGAGGACACTAA